Within the Halobaculum limi genome, the region TCGCTCCTTCGAGACCCGGGTGAACAGGCTCGGCGACGAGTTCGGCGTCGACATCGAGGCCGACGAGATCGTCAGCCACGACACGAAACACGCGGTGGTCAACTTCGCGGCCCACCGCGGGGTCGACACCATCGTCGCCGAGCACGAACCCCTCCGGCTCCGGTCGCGGCTGTTCGGCGACCCGATCGACTGGGTCGTCAGGCACGCGCCCTGCGACGTGTTGCTCGTCGACAATCTCGGCTACGACCGCCCCGAGCGGGTCGTGCTCTCGGGCGACGTCGGCCCGTACCCGCCGCTGGTGGTCGACGTCGCTGAGGCGGTCGCCGCCGCCAACGGCGGGGAACTGTCACTGTGGCAGCCAACGGGAGCCGACGACTCCGAGAAACAGCGGCGGCTCGTCGCGGACTACCGCGCAGAACTGTCGGACCTCGTGTCGATTCCCGTCGGCACCGAGCCGGTCCAAACCGACGGGGGACGCCAGCCGATGCCGGACCTGCTCGTCCGTCGTGGCGCCGACCACCGGCTCCGCAACGCGCTTCTCGACGAGCGGCCGGAGTTCCCGAGTCCAGGTTGTACGACCGTCACAGCTTACCCCCACGAATCGAGCCGCGTCGGGCTGACACGGCGGCTCGTCGAGCGACTCGCGTTCTGACGGAGCGACCGGCGGCTCAAACTATCTTGCACGATCTGATCAACTCTGTTGTTCGTTGCCCGAGCACGACAGCATAACCTACAAAGCCCGGAACGGCCTATCCACGGGTAATGACCGATTCTCCCGACGTCGTCGAACATCGGAAGCTGATCATCGCTGGAACCGGCTCTGCGGGGCTGACGGCCGCCATCTACGCCGCTCGCTCGAACAACGATCCGCTCGTGTTCGAGGGCGACGAACCCGGCGGACAGCTCACGCTCACCTCCGAGGTAGAGAACTTCCCGGGGTTCCCCGAGGGCATCAACGGCGCGGAGTTCATCAACAACGCCAAAGAGCAGGCCAAACGCTTCGGCGCCGAGGTGAAAAACGGCATCGTCGCCTCCGTCGACGACTCCGAGCGGCCGTTCCGCGTCGAACTCACCAACGGCGACGTGTACACCGCCGACGCTGTCATCGCCGCCTCCGGTGCGAGCGCACGCACGCTCGGCATCCCCGGCGAAGACGAGTTGATGGGCTACGGCCTGTCGACGTGTGCGACGTGTGACGGCGCGTTCTTCCGCGGCGAGGATATGCTCGTCGTCGGCGGTGGCGACGCGGCGATGGAGGAGGCGAGTTTCCTCACGAAGTTCGCCGACACGGTGTATCTGGCCCACCGGCGCGAGGAGTTTCGCGCCGAGGACTACTGGATCGACCGCGTGATGGAACACGTCGAGGAGGGCAACATCGAGATTCTGAAGAACACCGAGGTCACCGAACTCCACGGCACCCGCGAGGACGGCGTCGAGTCTGCGACGCTCGTGCGCCATCCCGAGGGCTACCCGACGGAGAAACTCGACGACCCCGAGACGGAGGAGTGGGAGTTCCCCGTCGGAGCGGTGTTCTTCGCCATCGGCCACACGCCCAATACGGAGTATCTCGCCGACACGGGCGTCGAACTCGACGACGAGGGGTACATCAAGACGGTTGGCGGCGACGGCGCGGGACAGACGGAGACGGCGGTTCCCGGCCTGTTCGGCGCGGGCGACGTGGTTGACTACCACTACCAGCAGGCCGTCACCGCCGCGGGGATGGGCTGTAAGGCCGCTATCGACGCCGATGACTACCTCGAAGAGCAGCAGCGTGCGGAGGCGAAGGCGGGGGAGACGGCCGCCGCAGACGACTGAAGCGAGACGCGAGCGGAGCGAGCGTCTCGGTACTTCGGCGGCGAGGTGTCCGCGGCCGCAGGCCGCGGGCCCGAGCCGCCCACAAACCACGTGGAACGCGAGACCTACGAACAACCCGAGGGTGAGCGAAGCGAGGCCACGGAGAAACGGTGGCACACATCGCCCACTAACGAATCCAGAAGCGAGCGTCTCGGACACCCAGGACACCCGAGACCCACGAACCTTTACGTCTCCTTGCCCTCCTCCGCTTATGGTCGGAACTGAAACCTACACCGTCACCGGACCCGAAGGCGACAGCGACGAGGTCGACCTCCCCGAAGGACTCGTCGATATGCTGGCCGAACAGGGCGAAAGTCCCAGCCAGGTCATCAGCGACGTCGTCCTGCAGGCGTTCGCACAGCAGGCACACGCCATCGCCCACCACTCGCAGGGCGAGACGCCGCAGGACGTCCTCGACATCAACGAGAAGGCCGAGGAACTGTTCGAGGAGCGCTTCGGACAGAGCCTGAGCGACGCGATGGGCCACTCGCACTAACCGCGAGTTCTCTCGACACCGAACCTCGTTTTCACCGAAAATCGCCCGGTAGCGACTGCTATACTCACGATACACGAGTCGTCGCCGAATCCGCTCGACTGCGACGGTGAACTCCTCGCCGCTATATCGAAGTGACCGACAGCAGTGGAATCATCGCGCCAGCGCCAGTCGCCATCCCCGCGACGAGTTCGCGTTTGCCGTCGCCTGCGAGGTCTTCGCCCAGTTCTAGCGCCTCCGGGATGAACTCCGTGAGGACGAGGTAGACCATCGCGCCCGCGGCGAACCCGAAGCCGATGGGGAGGAACTGCTGGGCGATGGTGACGAAGTAGAACGCGATGACCGCCCCCAGCGGTTGGGGGAGACTGGAGAACACCGCCCACCACACCATCCGCGAAGGCGCGACGTTCATATTCCGCAGGGGGATGGAGACGGCGACGCCCTCGGGGACGTTGTGGATAGAGATGGCGACGGTCATGAACACCGCCAGCAGGGGAACTGCGGTCCCGAATATGACGAGGCCGCCGGGCGTCGAGAACCCGAGTTCTGCGAAGGAGACGCCGACGGCGACCCCTTCGGGGAAACTGTGGACGGTGAGGACTCCGAGGATGAGGAGGAGTTTCTTCATATCCGCCTCCTCGTACTTCTTCGGACTCACCTCCGCACCCTCGATCACTTCGTGGGCGACGACGACGAGGACGACGCCCGCGAGGACGCCGATGCCCAACTCGACGGGCGTGCCGTACGCCAGTCCCTCACCGACGAGGCCGAACAGCGACGCGCCGAGCATAATCCCGGAGGCGAGGCCCCACAAGACGACGTTCCAGCGGTCGCTGATCTCGTCGACGAGGAAGAACGGAATCGCGCCCAACCCCGTCGCCAGCGCGGTGATCAGGCCCGCGACGAACACGAACACGTACGCGCCGAGGTCGGTCATACGAGAACCTAGCCCACCGGCGGATATAACTCTCACGTCGCTGATGTTTTCGGCGGGCCGAAACTGCAGACGTTGTTTCGGCGGCCCGAAACGGACGATTCTGCACCTCGATGTCCGAGACAGGATATGTCAGATAAAAGTTAACAGTTAGTTCGTCTGCCACCCACGGTCGGTGCGGTTGAGGCGGACACAGCCGTCGTCGGTGACGACGACCAGATCCTCGATGCGGACGCCGAACTCGTCAGGGAGGTAGACGCCGGGTTCGACGCTGAACACCATCCCCGCCTCCAGTTCGCGGTCGCCGTCGGCGACGATGTACGGTTCCTCGTGGACGTCGAGGCCGACACCGTGGCCGGTTCGGTGGATGAACTCCTCGCCGTACCCTGACTCGGTGATGACGTCACGGGCGGCGGCATCGACGTCGCCGACGGTGACGCCGGGTTCGACGGCGTCGACGGCGGCCTCCTGTGCCTCGCGGACGGTGCGGTGAACCTCACGGAAGCCCTCGGGTGGGCTCTCGTCGCCGAACACGAGCGTCCGCGTCTGGTCGGAGGGGTAGTCGTCGACGCGCGTCCCGAAGTCGAGAACGACGGGGTCGCCCGCCTCGATGGTGCGGTCGCCGTGGGTGTGGTGCGGCATCGCGCCGTTCGGGCCGGATCCGACGATGGTGTCGAACGAGACGCCCGTCCCGCCGTGTGCTTCCAACCGGTCTTCGATGTGCCGGGCGAGGTCCGTCTCGGTCATCCCGACGACCTCCCCACCCCACTCGCGCAGGTCACGCACGACGGCGTCCGCGGCCTCGCCCGCGTGTCGAAGTGCGGCGATTTCGGCGTCGTCTTTCCGGACCCGAAGCGGTGCGAGCGCCTCGCTGGCGAGGCTGAACGTCGCGTCTGGCAGGACCGCGCGGAGGTCGTGTGTGAATCGCGCGTGCATCGTGTCGTCGACGAGGACGTGCGGGGAGCCATCTGCGAGGCCCAGGTCGTCGACGACTGCCTCGACGGCGGCCACGGGGTCCTCGTCGTCGCCCCACGTCCGCACGTCGTCGACGGCGGCCTCGGCGCGGACCTGCTCGCCGGAGAGTTCTGGGACGAGAAACACCGGGTCGGCGTCGGCGGTGACGAACAACAGGAAGTGGCGCTCGCCGGGGTGTTCGCTGTAGCCGGTGAGATACCGGAGGTTCGTGCTCGGGAACAGCACCACTGCGTCGGCGTCGCCCTCGCGGAGTCGGTCGCGGAGGGCGTCGAGGCGACGCGCGTACGGGTCGTCGTCGGTCATACGCGGTCGTTCCGTCCGGGGCGAGTTGAACGCGTCGGAGGCGAGAGCGACTCCGGATGGCGCGTCGACGACCGACGCGGGAGCGACTTGCTGGCTCAGTCGGCGCGGTCGCCGTCGCGGACGAAGCGATCGTACGCGGACAGGAAGTCCTCGTCGGCTTCGGCGGTCCGCGCCCAATCTGCGATGCCGCGTTCCTCGTCGGTCCCGGGGATCAGGTTGTCGAACGCGAACGCGACGATGCCGCCGACGCTGATGCCGGTCGACCCGACGACGAAGACGGTGTTGGCGACGACTTCCGCACCGAGTACCGGCCCGAACACGGGCACAGCGGCCATACTCTGTGCGAAGAACGTCGCCCCGCCCATCCCGTCGGGGGCCGCCGCGGCGACGTTGCTGAAGTACTCGGGGACGAACAGCCCCGCGAACAGCGAGACGCCGAGGACGAACAGGTTACGCTGGGAGTCGAGGTCGACGTACTTCAGGTTCGCGAGGCCGACACCGACGATTTGGCCGAACATCGCGACGTAGAGGCCGCCGACGACCGGCGCGGGGATGCTGGCGACGAACGCGCCGAACGGCCCGAAGAAGCCGAACAGGATCATCGCGCCGGCGCCCACCTGCACGACGTACCGTGAGGCGACCCCCGTGAGGCCGATAGCGCCGATGTTCTCGGAGTAGGAGGTCGACCCGCCCGCACCCATCACGCCCGCGAAGACGTTAGCGAGCCCCTCCATCCCGATGCCGTGGGTGATGCGGCGCTCGGAGGGTGCGCCCGTCCCGGAGAGGCGAGCGACGGCGTGGTAGTCGCCTAGCGACTCGACGATGGAGGCGACGACGCCCGCTGCCATCCCGACGACGAAACTCGTCGTCACCTGTGGGACGCCCCACTGGAACGGGTAGATGGCGACCGCAAGCGGCGCGTCGAACACCGGGCCGATGTCGACGTATCCGGCCGTGCCGGGAGCGTACACGCCCGCCGCCGACAGCGCCAACGCGACGCCGTAGGCGACGACGATGCCGAGGAGGACGGGGAACAGTTTGAACGCCCGCGAGCGACCGCCGAGGAGCTGCGAGAAGACGGCGATGAGGCCGAACGTGAACAGCAACAGCGGCCAGTTCTGCGTCGCACTCGCCACCTGCGGCGCGGAGAACAGCGTCAGGCCGATGAGCGTGATGACCGGCGCGATGACGACCGGCGAGAAGTAGCGGCGGAGGCGACCGACGAGGCCGAGATACCCGACCGCGACCTCGAACAGCGCGGCGACGATGATGGCCCCTTGCAACTGCAACAGGGCGGCCCGCCACGCCTCCACACCTCCGCCGGGCGGGTTCGCGGCGACGACGCCGATGATGGCGAGCGCCGGCGCGAGCATCGAGAACGGCGCACCCTGGACGATTGGGTAGCGATTCCCGAGCGTCGTCTGCGCTAGCGTCGCGATACCGGAGACGACGAAGAACGTCCCCACGAACCGCGGGATGAACTGCCCGGGCATCCCCATCGCGCCAGCGAGGATGAGCGGCACCGCGATGTTCGCGCCGACCATCGTCAGGTAGTGTTGCAGTCCGAGTCCGAGCGACTGGAGGAACGGCGGGCGGTCCTCGACGCCGTAGGTGATGAGCGAGTCGTCGCCCGATCCGTCGGTGCGGAGTTCGTCGTCAGGACGGTCCTCCTCGTCGCCGACGGCCTCGTCCGGTGATCCTGGCATATCTGCCGGAGCGTCTTGGCTCTCCGACTTGAGCGTGCCGTTTGCGTCGGAATCGTGTCAACAGAAACAGAGTCTCGTCGATCGCGTGCCGCCGCTTCCCCCTCGCGCTACCCGTCGAGGAACGCCTCGACCGCCGCCCGCGTCGGTAGCGCCGACATCGCTCCCTGTGCGGTGGTCGCCCGCGCCCCGACGGCGTTCGCAAATCGGAGCGCGGACGCGAGGTCTGCGCCCTCGTCGAGCGCGGTGATCGCACCGGCGGTGAAGGCGTCGCCCGCGCCGGTCGTGTCGACCACCTCGGCCTCGAACCCGGCGTGTTCGGCCCGGCCCGCGCCCCACGGCGCGTCGCCGGTCGACCGGGCGTACGCGCCCGCCGCGCCCCGCGTGATCAGCGCGGTGTGGGGTCCCTCCGCGGTGATGGCCGACGCGAGCGCCTCGGCGGATCCCTCGTATCCGGCTGGGTCGAGGTCTTCCGCCGACGCGACGAGGACGTCCACGTCGGGGAGCGCCCGCGCCAACGTCTCGCTGTAGTCGAACTCGCGCCACAGAGAGGGACGCGCGTTCGGGTCGAACGAGACGGTCACGTCGTCGGGCGCACGGTCGAGGAGGTCGAACACCGCCGACCGCGACGGGTCGTGCGCGAGTTCGACGCCGCCGACGTGAAGCCAGTCCAGATTCGTGAGCGTCGCGTCGTCGACGCTATTCGCGTCGAGACGGGTGCTTGCGGTGCCGTCGAGGTACAGCGAGAAGGAGCGGTCGCCGTCGGCGTCGAGGGCGACGACCGCGAGACCGGTCGGCGCGTCGGCGTCGCGTTCGACGAATCGCTCGGGAATCCCCTCCTCACGGAGCGTCGCCGCGAGGAAGTCGCCGAAGCCGTCGTCGCCGAGTCGCGTCCACAGGAGCGGTGCGTCGCCGAGGCGGGCCATCCCGACGGCGACGTTCGCGGGCGCACCGCCCGGGCGGCGTACGTACGCGTCGGCGTCACCCGTCTCCCCGGCGGCGGCCGCTTCGGGGTGGAGGTCGACGATGCACTCGCCGACGACGAGCCGCGTCATTGCTCGACCTCCGCGGCGGCGAGGCAGTCGTCGATGTGCGCGATGCTGTGTCCGAGGTACGTCTCAGAGAGCGTGAACACCTCCGCCGAGAGCGTCCCCTCCCAGTCGTCGGGGAACGCCCGGAACAGACGCTCGAAGTCCACGAACCCCGCGCCGACGGGGAGGTGTTCGTCCGACCCGCCGCGCACGTCGTTGAGGTGAAGGTGGCTGATGCGGTTGGCGTGGTCGTCGACGAACGCCGCGATGCCGCCGTCGTCGCGGCCGTCGACGCGGGCGTGGCCGGTGTCGAGACACAGCGAGACATCCGTCCGGTCGAGCAGTTCGTCGATCCGGTTGGTGTCGAATCGCCCCTTCGGGACGTTCTCTGCGACGAGTTCGACGCCCCGGTCGGCGGCGTAGCCGTCGAGATGGTCGATGGACTCGACGATGGCGTCACCGACGACCGCGTCGTCGTGGGCGTGCGTCCACG harbors:
- a CDS encoding NAD(P)/FAD-dependent oxidoreductase: MTDSPDVVEHRKLIIAGTGSAGLTAAIYAARSNNDPLVFEGDEPGGQLTLTSEVENFPGFPEGINGAEFINNAKEQAKRFGAEVKNGIVASVDDSERPFRVELTNGDVYTADAVIAASGASARTLGIPGEDELMGYGLSTCATCDGAFFRGEDMLVVGGGDAAMEEASFLTKFADTVYLAHRREEFRAEDYWIDRVMEHVEEGNIEILKNTEVTELHGTREDGVESATLVRHPEGYPTEKLDDPETEEWEFPVGAVFFAIGHTPNTEYLADTGVELDDEGYIKTVGGDGAGQTETAVPGLFGAGDVVDYHYQQAVTAAGMGCKAAIDADDYLEEQQRAEAKAGETAAADD
- a CDS encoding DUF7545 family protein, which gives rise to MVGTETYTVTGPEGDSDEVDLPEGLVDMLAEQGESPSQVISDVVLQAFAQQAHAIAHHSQGETPQDVLDINEKAEELFEERFGQSLSDAMGHSH
- a CDS encoding ZIP family metal transporter, which produces MTDLGAYVFVFVAGLITALATGLGAIPFFLVDEISDRWNVVLWGLASGIMLGASLFGLVGEGLAYGTPVELGIGVLAGVVLVVVAHEVIEGAEVSPKKYEEADMKKLLLILGVLTVHSFPEGVAVGVSFAELGFSTPGGLVIFGTAVPLLAVFMTVAISIHNVPEGVAVSIPLRNMNVAPSRMVWWAVFSSLPQPLGAVIAFYFVTIAQQFLPIGFGFAAGAMVYLVLTEFIPEALELGEDLAGDGKRELVAGMATGAGAMIPLLSVTSI
- a CDS encoding M24 family metallopeptidase, with amino-acid sequence MTDDDPYARRLDALRDRLREGDADAVVLFPSTNLRYLTGYSEHPGERHFLLFVTADADPVFLVPELSGEQVRAEAAVDDVRTWGDDEDPVAAVEAVVDDLGLADGSPHVLVDDTMHARFTHDLRAVLPDATFSLASEALAPLRVRKDDAEIAALRHAGEAADAVVRDLREWGGEVVGMTETDLARHIEDRLEAHGGTGVSFDTIVGSGPNGAMPHHTHGDRTIEAGDPVVLDFGTRVDDYPSDQTRTLVFGDESPPEGFREVHRTVREAQEAAVDAVEPGVTVGDVDAAARDVITESGYGEEFIHRTGHGVGLDVHEEPYIVADGDRELEAGMVFSVEPGVYLPDEFGVRIEDLVVVTDDGCVRLNRTDRGWQTN
- a CDS encoding uracil-xanthine permease family protein, with the translated sequence MPGSPDEAVGDEEDRPDDELRTDGSGDDSLITYGVEDRPPFLQSLGLGLQHYLTMVGANIAVPLILAGAMGMPGQFIPRFVGTFFVVSGIATLAQTTLGNRYPIVQGAPFSMLAPALAIIGVVAANPPGGGVEAWRAALLQLQGAIIVAALFEVAVGYLGLVGRLRRYFSPVVIAPVITLIGLTLFSAPQVASATQNWPLLLFTFGLIAVFSQLLGGRSRAFKLFPVLLGIVVAYGVALALSAAGVYAPGTAGYVDIGPVFDAPLAVAIYPFQWGVPQVTTSFVVGMAAGVVASIVESLGDYHAVARLSGTGAPSERRITHGIGMEGLANVFAGVMGAGGSTSYSENIGAIGLTGVASRYVVQVGAGAMILFGFFGPFGAFVASIPAPVVGGLYVAMFGQIVGVGLANLKYVDLDSQRNLFVLGVSLFAGLFVPEYFSNVAAAAPDGMGGATFFAQSMAAVPVFGPVLGAEVVANTVFVVGSTGISVGGIVAFAFDNLIPGTDEERGIADWARTAEADEDFLSAYDRFVRDGDRAD
- a CDS encoding carbohydrate kinase family protein, with translation MTRLVVGECIVDLHPEAAAAGETGDADAYVRRPGGAPANVAVGMARLGDAPLLWTRLGDDGFGDFLAATLREEGIPERFVERDADAPTGLAVVALDADGDRSFSLYLDGTASTRLDANSVDDATLTNLDWLHVGGVELAHDPSRSAVFDLLDRAPDDVTVSFDPNARPSLWREFDYSETLARALPDVDVLVASAEDLDPAGYEGSAEALASAITAEGPHTALITRGAAGAYARSTGDAPWGAGRAEHAGFEAEVVDTTGAGDAFTAGAITALDEGADLASALRFANAVGARATTAQGAMSALPTRAAVEAFLDG
- a CDS encoding sugar phosphate isomerase/epimerase family protein, which encodes MQVDTGFVTQLGMDHREAVAAAATHGYDYVELMMDGAGSRERLAPEADGLRDALADHGVGLTVHLPFRGVDPGSPFQAVRSGSVAELEAHVDLATDLGARKATVHPTSNAWTHAHDDAVVGDAIVESIDHLDGYAADRGVELVAENVPKGRFDTNRIDELLDRTDVSLCLDTGHARVDGRDDGGIAAFVDDHANRISHLHLNDVRGGSDEHLPVGAGFVDFERLFRAFPDDWEGTLSAEVFTLSETYLGHSIAHIDDCLAAAEVEQ